In a single window of the Saccharothrix australiensis genome:
- a CDS encoding alpha/beta fold hydrolase — MTTALLLAHGAGGTARANFGPLIPALSRDRAVFPVDFPGSGDTPRAARPLHLDDLADRLVTAAGDTPRFAILGYSLGCAVAVRAALRYPERVTGLVLTAGFARVDEESLARTTEWRRLLDGDRAALARFVMSVLLGEPFRRAMTHEQVAGFLEIIAATVPAGVDEQVELVQRLDVTEDLPRLALPTLVIGTKHDRLITPSSTRALADGIPGARWAELDSGHAPALEAPAEWTRLVTEFLR, encoded by the coding sequence GTGACCACAGCTCTCCTGCTCGCCCACGGCGCCGGCGGCACCGCGCGCGCGAACTTCGGCCCGCTCATCCCCGCCCTGTCCCGCGACCGCGCGGTGTTCCCGGTGGACTTCCCCGGTTCCGGCGACACGCCGCGCGCCGCGCGGCCGTTGCACCTGGACGACCTGGCCGACCGGCTGGTGACGGCCGCGGGTGACACGCCCCGGTTCGCGATCCTCGGGTACTCGCTGGGCTGCGCCGTCGCGGTGCGCGCCGCGCTGCGGTATCCCGAACGGGTCACCGGCCTGGTCCTCACCGCCGGGTTCGCGCGGGTGGACGAGGAGTCGCTGGCCCGCACCACCGAGTGGCGGCGGCTGCTCGACGGGGACCGCGCGGCGCTCGCCCGGTTCGTCATGTCGGTGTTGCTGGGCGAGCCGTTCCGCCGCGCCATGACCCACGAGCAGGTGGCGGGCTTCCTGGAGATCATCGCGGCGACCGTGCCCGCGGGCGTGGACGAGCAGGTGGAGCTGGTGCAGCGGTTGGACGTGACCGAGGACCTGCCGCGGCTCGCCCTGCCGACGCTGGTCATCGGCACCAAGCACGACCGCCTGATCACCCCGTCGTCCACCCGCGCGCTGGCCGACGGGATCCCCGGCGCGCGGTGGGCCGAGCTGGACAGCGGCCACGCGCCGGCGCTGGAGGCGCCCGCCGAGTGGACGCGGCTGGTGACCGAGTTCCTGCGCTGA
- a CDS encoding HAD family hydrolase: protein MRNTLVLDVDGTLVDTNYHHAVAWFRAFRRFDITVPTWRLHRAIGMGGDKLVAAVAGQRVEDEHGDGLRQAWEAAFEPMLAEIRPLEGAHRLVTAALEQDFTVVLASSGKRHHVDHYVKLLDVSGVVTTSSDDVEKSKPAPDLIEVALSRVDAEGRAVVIGDSVWDCDAAGRAGLPVVAMRTGGFGEAELREHGASAVYEELDQLRADLTDLPMA, encoded by the coding sequence ATGAGGAACACGCTGGTCCTGGACGTGGACGGCACGCTGGTCGACACCAACTACCACCACGCCGTCGCCTGGTTCCGGGCGTTCCGGCGCTTCGACATCACCGTGCCCACGTGGCGCCTGCACCGGGCCATCGGCATGGGCGGGGACAAGCTGGTCGCCGCCGTCGCCGGCCAGCGCGTCGAGGACGAGCACGGCGACGGCCTCCGCCAGGCGTGGGAGGCCGCGTTCGAGCCGATGCTCGCCGAGATCCGGCCGTTGGAGGGCGCGCACCGGCTGGTCACCGCGGCGCTGGAGCAGGACTTCACCGTCGTGCTGGCCAGTTCCGGCAAGCGCCACCACGTCGACCACTACGTCAAGCTCCTCGACGTCAGCGGCGTGGTGACCACGTCCTCCGACGACGTCGAGAAGTCCAAGCCCGCGCCCGACCTGATCGAGGTGGCGCTGAGCCGCGTCGACGCGGAGGGCCGGGCCGTCGTCATCGGTGACTCGGTGTGGGACTGCGACGCGGCCGGCCGCGCCGGGCTGCCGGTGGTGGCGATGCGGACCGGCGGCTTCGGCGAGGCCGAGCTGCGCGAGCACGGCGCGTCCGCCGTCTACGAGGAACTCGACCAGTTGCGGGCGGACTTGACCGACCTGCCGATGGCGTAG
- a CDS encoding TIGR03557 family F420-dependent LLM class oxidoreductase, whose amino-acid sequence MRIGYTLMTEQAGPKALVDHAARAERAGFDFEVMSDHYFPWLAEQGHAPYAWSVLGAVSQVTDRVELMTYVTCPTMRYHPAVVAQKAATVQLLSDGRFTLGLGAGENLNEHVVGRGWPPVNVRHEMLREAVEIISMLFDGGHVNYAGKHFRVDSAKLWDLPEKRVPLAVAVSGSQSVQTFAPLSDAMVATEPDAELSQGWDVFQGGEARKIGQLPVCWDRDREKAVARAHEQFRWFAGGWKVNAELPGPAGFAGATQFVRPEDVAEQIPCGAEVGPIAEAARAFADAGFTDLALVQVGGDHQEEFLEFARDELLPALR is encoded by the coding sequence GTGCGGATCGGCTACACGCTGATGACCGAGCAGGCCGGACCCAAGGCGCTGGTGGACCACGCCGCGCGGGCCGAGCGGGCCGGGTTCGACTTCGAGGTCATGAGCGACCACTACTTCCCGTGGCTCGCCGAGCAGGGGCACGCGCCGTACGCGTGGAGCGTGCTGGGCGCGGTCAGCCAGGTCACCGACCGGGTCGAGCTGATGACCTACGTGACGTGCCCGACGATGCGCTACCACCCGGCGGTCGTCGCGCAGAAGGCGGCGACGGTGCAGCTGCTCAGCGACGGCCGGTTCACCCTCGGGCTGGGCGCGGGCGAGAACCTGAACGAGCACGTCGTCGGACGGGGCTGGCCGCCGGTGAACGTGCGGCACGAGATGCTGCGGGAGGCCGTGGAGATCATCTCGATGCTGTTCGACGGCGGGCACGTCAACTACGCGGGCAAGCACTTCCGGGTGGACTCGGCCAAGCTGTGGGACCTGCCGGAGAAGCGGGTGCCGCTGGCGGTCGCGGTGTCCGGCAGCCAGTCGGTGCAGACGTTCGCGCCGCTGTCCGACGCGATGGTGGCCACCGAGCCGGACGCCGAGCTGAGCCAGGGCTGGGACGTGTTCCAGGGCGGCGAGGCGCGCAAGATCGGGCAGCTGCCGGTGTGCTGGGACCGGGACCGGGAGAAGGCCGTGGCCCGCGCGCACGAGCAGTTCCGCTGGTTCGCGGGCGGGTGGAAGGTGAACGCCGAGCTGCCCGGCCCGGCCGGGTTCGCGGGCGCGACGCAGTTCGTGCGGCCGGAGGACGTGGCCGAGCAGATCCCGTGCGGCGCGGAGGTGGGTCCGATCGCGGAGGCGGCGCGGGCGTTCGCCGACGCCGGGTTCACGGACCTGGCGCTGGTCCAGGTCGGCGGTGACCACCAGGAGGAGTTCCTGGAGTTCGCGCGGGACGAGCTGCTGCCCGCGCTGCGCTGA
- a CDS encoding serine/threonine-protein kinase: MWDGDLTGEVIGGRYALGDLYGSGGMADVYRAFDTRLDRRVAIKLFQGSATREDRVRLDREVQVLAALRCPGVVAVYDTGSFQGRPFFVMQPVEGGTLRRRMREPLPPGVVARIGAQVAEVLAHVHRHGVVHRDVKPSNILLEPDERRAYLADFGLALQAHVTRVTRSGMLVGTAGYLAPEQVRGAEVGPAADVYALGLVLLECLTGRPEYPGGDTEAALSRLHREPRVPEGLPAPWIAALTAMTRSLPTRRPDAAECAALLTEAERAGAAPSTEVVPASRVPAPVVRVDAPPVDAPPVDVGPAEVGSADVGSAEVGSIEVASAGAVPVDAAPARRGPAEVPRAGLARAGAPPAGVPASDPVPVRPSSRRKAVLVLSGVVAAVGVLAVVVAVNLPGAETRQQSGPPVTIDATAVPPPSASTVTVVRELPAPTEAPPSTSPTGSARAVPPEDRPAADDPSPQTTAEPPAGQGRGQGQHQDHDRPSPPTGKGKGKPEHRGGKDDGG, translated from the coding sequence ATGTGGGACGGGGACCTGACCGGAGAGGTGATCGGCGGGCGCTACGCGTTGGGCGACCTCTACGGGTCGGGCGGCATGGCCGACGTGTACCGGGCGTTCGACACCAGGCTGGACCGCAGGGTCGCCATCAAGCTGTTCCAGGGCAGCGCCACGCGCGAGGACCGGGTCCGGCTGGACCGCGAGGTGCAGGTGCTGGCCGCCCTCCGCTGCCCCGGCGTGGTCGCGGTGTACGACACGGGGTCGTTCCAGGGCCGCCCGTTCTTCGTCATGCAGCCCGTCGAGGGCGGGACGCTGCGCCGCCGGATGCGGGAGCCGCTGCCGCCGGGCGTGGTGGCGCGGATCGGCGCGCAGGTGGCCGAGGTGCTCGCCCACGTGCACCGGCACGGCGTGGTGCACCGGGACGTGAAGCCGTCCAACATCCTGCTGGAACCCGATGAGCGCCGCGCCTACCTGGCCGACTTCGGGCTGGCGCTGCAAGCCCACGTGACGCGGGTGACCCGGTCCGGGATGCTGGTCGGCACCGCCGGCTACCTCGCGCCGGAACAGGTGCGCGGCGCCGAGGTGGGGCCGGCCGCCGACGTCTACGCGCTCGGCCTGGTGCTGCTGGAGTGCCTCACCGGGCGTCCCGAGTACCCCGGCGGCGACACGGAGGCGGCCCTGTCCCGCCTGCACCGCGAGCCGCGCGTGCCGGAGGGGTTGCCCGCGCCGTGGATCGCCGCGCTGACCGCGATGACCCGCTCGCTGCCCACCAGGCGCCCCGACGCCGCCGAGTGCGCGGCACTGCTCACCGAGGCGGAGCGGGCCGGGGCGGCCCCGTCGACGGAGGTCGTGCCCGCGTCGCGCGTGCCGGCCCCGGTGGTGCGGGTCGACGCCCCGCCGGTCGACGCCCCGCCGGTCGATGTCGGGCCGGCCGAGGTGGGGTCGGCCGATGTCGGGTCGGCCGAGGTCGGGTCGATCGAGGTCGCGTCCGCCGGGGCCGTGCCGGTCGACGCCGCGCCGGCGCGGCGCGGACCGGCCGAGGTCCCGCGCGCCGGGCTCGCGCGGGCCGGGGCTCCACCGGCCGGGGTCCCGGCCTCCGACCCCGTACCGGTGCGCCCGTCGTCCCGCCGGAAAGCCGTGCTGGTGCTCAGCGGCGTCGTGGCGGCCGTCGGCGTGCTGGCCGTGGTGGTGGCCGTGAACCTGCCCGGCGCGGAAACGCGGCAGCAGTCGGGGCCACCGGTCACAATCGACGCCACCGCCGTGCCGCCACCGAGCGCGTCCACCGTGACGGTCGTCCGGGAGCTGCCCGCGCCGACCGAAGCGCCCCCGTCCACCTCGCCCACCGGGTCCGCGCGGGCCGTCCCGCCCGAGGACCGACCCGCCGCCGACGACCCCTCGCCGCAAACGACCGCCGAACCCCCGGCCGGTCAGGGCCGGGGACAAGGGCAGCACCAGGACCACGACCGCCCGTCGCCGCCCACGGGGAAGGGCAAGGGCAAGCCCGAGCACCGCGGCGGCAAGGACGACGGGGGCTGA
- a CDS encoding PucR family transcriptional regulator, with amino-acid sequence MPLTLAGLVREVGLTVHVDPGPDRPVAWVHSTELADPTPFLAGGELLLTTGIALGPHRAYVRRLVDAGAAGLGFGTGLSHDHVPAGLVEAAREAGLPLVEVPREIPFIAITKAVSRAVAADEYATLARTSDAQRVLTRAALTSAAAVVRRLAGLVRGAVGLLDAAGDPVHVHGDLPDLRPEAQRLGPGPAGAAWRAGDRHLAMQALGRPGYLAVATAAPLDPADRTVVDTAASLLTLALARSDDVDVVRRELRTARFRLLLAGVPVPDAPTGPFRVFVLPKGTEQPPGFWAEHDGHVVVLAAELDRPAHASSPVDASEVARGYREALRARDEHVATFEEVPGAGLLAADAARHAETLLAPLDARLRDSLRVWLACHGQWDRAAARLGVHRNTIRNRVRRAEELLGRSLDSPGLRAELWFALHAGQ; translated from the coding sequence ATGCCGCTGACGCTCGCCGGCCTGGTCCGGGAAGTGGGGCTGACGGTGCACGTCGACCCCGGACCGGACCGACCGGTCGCCTGGGTGCACAGCACCGAGCTGGCCGACCCGACGCCGTTCCTGGCGGGCGGGGAGCTGCTGCTGACCACCGGCATCGCGCTGGGTCCCCACCGCGCCTACGTCCGGCGGCTGGTGGACGCGGGCGCGGCCGGCCTCGGCTTCGGCACCGGCCTCAGCCACGACCACGTGCCCGCGGGCCTGGTCGAGGCCGCGCGCGAGGCGGGCCTGCCGCTGGTCGAGGTGCCCCGCGAGATCCCGTTCATCGCGATCACCAAGGCCGTGTCGCGCGCGGTCGCGGCCGACGAGTACGCCACCCTCGCCCGCACCAGTGACGCCCAGCGCGTGCTCACCCGCGCCGCGCTGACCTCCGCGGCGGCCGTCGTGCGCAGGCTGGCCGGCCTGGTCCGCGGCGCGGTGGGGCTGCTCGACGCGGCCGGCGACCCGGTGCACGTCCACGGCGACCTGCCCGACCTGCGCCCCGAGGCCCAGCGGCTCGGCCCCGGCCCGGCCGGCGCGGCGTGGCGGGCGGGCGACCGGCACCTCGCGATGCAGGCGCTCGGCCGGCCCGGCTACCTCGCCGTCGCCACCGCCGCGCCGCTGGACCCCGCCGACCGCACCGTCGTCGACACCGCCGCGTCCCTGCTGACGCTCGCGCTCGCCCGGTCGGACGACGTGGACGTGGTGCGCCGCGAGCTGCGGACCGCGCGGTTCCGCCTGCTGCTCGCCGGCGTGCCGGTCCCCGACGCGCCCACCGGCCCGTTCCGGGTCTTCGTGCTGCCGAAGGGAACCGAGCAGCCGCCCGGCTTCTGGGCCGAGCACGACGGGCACGTCGTCGTCCTCGCCGCCGAGCTCGACCGGCCCGCCCACGCGTCGAGCCCGGTGGACGCGTCGGAGGTCGCGCGCGGCTACCGGGAAGCGCTGCGGGCGCGGGACGAGCACGTCGCGACGTTCGAGGAGGTGCCCGGCGCCGGCCTGCTGGCGGCCGACGCCGCCCGGCACGCCGAAACGCTGCTCGCACCGCTGGACGCGCGGCTGCGCGACTCGTTGCGGGTCTGGCTCGCCTGCCACGGCCAGTGGGACCGGGCCGCGGCCCGGCTGGGCGTGCACCGGAACACCATCCGGAACCGGGTGCGGCGCGCGGAGGAGCTGCTGGGCCGCTCGCTCGACTCGCCGGGACTGCGCGCGGAACTCTGGTTCGCCCTGCACGCCGGGCAGTAG
- a CDS encoding aldehyde dehydrogenase family protein encodes MNTPYWVAGQAATSDDVVEVRSPHDGALAGTTSNASADDVERAIAAASAVAEEFAALPAHARAAALDHVSRRLAERADEVAALITAESGKPLKWSRMEVSRAVSTFRWAAEEARRFSGDLQRLDTDPAATGRMALVRREPRGVVLGIAPFNFPLNLVAHKVAPAIAVGAPIIVKPAPATPLVALLLGSLLAETDLPAGSWSVLPVPNEVAGELVEDPRLPVVSFTGSGPVGYGILDRVPRKHVVLELGGNAAAVVCPDWTDLDWAAQRIATFAMYQGGQSCISVQRVYVHRDVYDSVADAVVAHVRKLSTGAPDDPATDVGPLINEAAARRVESWVEEAVAAGARVLTGGTRSGATYAPTVLADVPEGCKVVEEEVFGPVLVLAAVDSVEDAFAKVNASRFGLQAGLFTHDLRVAFQASKRLAVGGVIVGDVPSFRADQMPYGGVKESGTGREGVHAAMEDLTDPRVLVLTGLDL; translated from the coding sequence ATGAACACCCCGTACTGGGTAGCGGGACAGGCCGCGACGAGCGACGACGTGGTGGAGGTGCGCAGCCCCCACGACGGTGCGCTCGCCGGCACCACCTCGAACGCGTCGGCGGACGACGTCGAACGCGCCATCGCCGCCGCCTCCGCCGTGGCGGAGGAGTTCGCCGCCCTGCCCGCGCACGCCCGCGCCGCCGCCCTGGACCACGTGTCCCGCCGGCTCGCCGAGCGCGCCGACGAGGTCGCCGCGCTGATCACGGCCGAGTCCGGCAAGCCGCTGAAGTGGTCGCGGATGGAGGTGTCGCGGGCCGTGTCGACGTTCCGCTGGGCCGCGGAGGAGGCGCGCCGCTTCTCCGGCGACCTCCAGCGCCTGGACACCGACCCGGCCGCGACCGGCCGCATGGCCCTGGTCCGCCGCGAGCCGCGCGGCGTGGTGCTGGGCATCGCGCCGTTCAACTTCCCGCTGAACCTGGTCGCGCACAAGGTCGCGCCGGCCATCGCGGTGGGCGCGCCCATCATCGTGAAGCCCGCGCCCGCCACTCCCCTCGTGGCGCTGCTGCTGGGTTCCCTGCTCGCCGAGACCGACCTGCCCGCCGGGTCCTGGTCGGTCCTGCCGGTGCCCAACGAGGTGGCCGGCGAGCTGGTCGAGGACCCGCGCCTGCCGGTCGTGTCGTTCACCGGCTCGGGCCCGGTCGGCTACGGCATCCTGGACCGCGTGCCGCGCAAGCACGTGGTGCTGGAGCTGGGCGGCAACGCGGCGGCCGTCGTCTGTCCCGACTGGACGGACCTGGACTGGGCGGCGCAGCGCATCGCCACGTTCGCGATGTACCAGGGCGGCCAGTCGTGCATCTCGGTCCAGCGCGTGTACGTCCACCGGGACGTCTACGACTCGGTGGCCGACGCCGTCGTGGCGCACGTGCGCAAGCTGAGCACGGGCGCGCCCGACGACCCGGCGACCGACGTCGGCCCGCTGATCAACGAGGCGGCGGCGCGGCGGGTCGAGTCCTGGGTGGAAGAAGCGGTGGCCGCGGGCGCGCGCGTGCTGACCGGTGGCACGCGTTCCGGCGCGACCTACGCGCCCACCGTGCTGGCCGACGTGCCCGAGGGCTGCAAGGTGGTCGAGGAGGAGGTCTTCGGCCCCGTGCTGGTGCTGGCGGCCGTGGATTCCGTGGAGGACGCCTTCGCCAAGGTCAACGCGTCGCGGTTCGGGCTCCAGGCGGGCCTGTTCACGCACGACCTGCGGGTGGCGTTCCAGGCGTCCAAGCGCCTGGCCGTCGGCGGCGTGATCGTGGGCGACGTGCCGAGCTTCCGGGCCGACCAGATGCCCTACGGCGGTGTGAAGGAGTCCGGCACCGGCCGCGAGGGCGTGCACGCGGCGATGGAGGACCTGACCGACCCGCGCGTCCTGGTCCTGACCGGGCTCGACCTGTGA